In Brevinematales bacterium, the sequence TTATCCCACCAGAACGACGCCGAGATCGCGGCGGCCTTTCCGAATACCTCCGGGTGCATCCCCAGCAGGTAGAACGAGGCCAGCCCGCCCAGGGACGAGCCGATCAGCCCGGTGTTCTTCCTGTCGGTCAGGGTGCGGTAGTTCGTATCGATAAACGGTTTGAGCTCCTCTATGATAAACTTCGCGTAATTGGTCAGGTTCCCCCCCTGGTTCTTCACATACTCGTTATTGATCAGGGTCGGGGTGTAATCGCCGATACGGTTCGCGGTATTCCATATCCCCACAATAATAACGCCGTCGACATAACCTTCCTTGACCAGCAGGTCGAGGTTCTCGTCCATCTGCCATTCTCCCGCGAACGAGGTCTTAGCGTCGAAAAGATTCTGCCCGTCGTGCGCGTACAGGACGGGATATTTTTTCCCGGAGGCCGCGTAATCCTTAGGCAGGTATACGATTACCGGGGGCGTGAATTTCAGGTACTTCGACTGGAAGAAATTTTTACCCTTATAGTTGACGAAACTCCCGTCCGACGCGGACATCGCGCCCGCGAGGAGAAGCATCCCGAATACCATCCCTAACCTTTTCATACGGCCTCCGATACCGTTTAGCGATAAACTTACTAAGCGGTTTCGATTATTATAGAAGGACGTGCGGGATTTGGCAAGGAAGCGAAATATAAAATCGACGGGAACGATTCTATTGATATTCCTACCGTTTCGGTATTTGAACTTTTGAAATATTTCTCAAAAAAATCTTGATTATTTTTATTTATCCTTTATAATGATAAGTGATATTTTTCACAAGCCTATGGAGGATATGTATGTCTAACCATTCAGAAACCTGTGCATGCGCGCAGGAAACCGATGAACAAAAGTACGAACGGATTGCGGGGATTATCGAAGAGTACGGAGCGCAGAAAACCAACCTGATCCAGATTTTACATATGGCGCAGGGGATTTTCGGGTACTTGCCTCTCGAACTCCAGCAGTTCATCGCCGACAAACTCCGCCTTCCCCTTTCAGAAGTGTACGGAGTCGTCACGTTTTATTCCTATTTTTCCACCACGCCGCGCGGGAAATACACTGTCGGCGTATGTCTGGGCACAGCCTGCTATGTACGCGGAGGGAAGAAAATTATCGACCGGATGAAGGAGATTCTGAATATCGGGCCGGGCGAGACCACTCCCGATCAGAAATTCTCCCTCGAGGTCATGCGGTGTATAGGGGCATGCGGCCTCGCTCCCGCGATTACCGTGAACGGTAAGGTTTATAAACAAGTGAACGCCGATAAGCTGAAAACGCTCATCGCGAACTTATAACGGGAGGAATCAGATGGCAAAAACTCAAATCAAACCTATCCGTTCTATCGAGGAGCTCACGTTCCTGAAGAACGATACCCTGAAATCCCTCTCGGGATACAAGTATTCCGTGCAGATATGCGGCGGCGCGGGATGCGTTTCGTCGGGATGCCAGTCCGTAAAGGACGCGCTCCTCAAAGAGATCGAGACGCGCGGCTTGTCCAATCAGGTGCTCGTCAATGTGACCGGCTGTATCGGCACATGCGCGCTCGGACCGGTGATGATCGTCGAACCGGACGGGGTGTTCTACACGTTGCTGGAAGAGCAGGATATCGCCAACATCGTGGAATCCCATTTCGTAGGCGGCGTGCTCTTCGGTAAAAAGACGTTCGCCGATAAAAAATCCGGCAAACATATCCCCTATATCAAGGATATCGATTTCTTCAATAAACAGCAGAAGATCGCCCTGCGGAACTGCGGTAAGATCGACTATTCCTCGATCGAGCAGTATATCGCTAACGACGGGTATCTCGCGTTGGCGAAAAGCCTCAAGGAGAATAATCCCGACGCGGTCATCGAGCAGGTCAAAAAGTCCGGGCTTCGCGGACGCGGCGGCGGGGGATTCCCTACCGGCGTTAAATGGGAAGCCGGGCGTAAGACTCCCGCCGACAGTAAATATATCGTCTGTAACGCCGACGAGGGCGACCCCGGCGCGTTCATGGACAGAAGCCTGATCGAGGGCGACCCCCACTCCATTATCGAAGGGATGATGATCGGCGGCTACGCTATCGGCGCATCGCAGGGATATGTCTATATCCGCGCGGAATATCCGCTCGCAATCGAACGTCTCTACGAGGCTATCGACCAGGCGCGCGCCTACGGCCTCCTCGGTAAGGATATCCTCGGAAGCGGGTTCGGCTTCGATATAGAAATCCGTATCGGCGCGGGCTCGTTCGTCTGCGGAGAGGAAACCGCGCTCATGCATTCCATCGAAGGGAAACGCGGCGAGCCCCGCCAGAAACCCCCGTTCCCGTTCGAGAAGGGTCTCTACGGCAAACCGACTATTATCAATAACGTCGAAACGTTCGCCAATATCGCGCCGATTATCCTCAACGGCGGCGGCTGGTTCGCGAATATCGGTACCAAGGACAGCAAGGGTACGAAGGTGTTCGCCCTCGCGGGGAATATCCAGAATACCGGGCTGGTCGAAGTACCTATCGGCTTCTCCCTCGGCGAGATCATCTACGATATCGGCGGCGGTATCCCGAAGGGGCGTAAGTTCAAAGCCGCCCAGACCGGCGGGCCGTCCGGCGGATGTATCACCCAGGAAAACCTCAATATCGAAATTGACTATGATAACCTGAAAAAGCTCGGCACCATCATGGGCTCAGGCGGACTCATCATTATGGACGAGGACGCGTGTATGGTGGACGTCGCGCGGTTTTTTATGGAGTTCGTGCAGGACGAGTCCTGCGGAAAATGTACCCCGTGCCGCCTCGGCACCAAGCGTATGCTCGAGATACTCGAACGCATCACGCACGGGCAGGGACGCGAGGGGGATATCGAGCTCCTCGAAGAACTCGGCAACACCATCAAGGATACCGCGATCTGCGGCCTCGGCCAAACCGGGCCAAACCCGGTGCTCAGCACTATCCGCTACTTCCGGCATGAATACGAAGAGCATATCCATAATAAGTATTGCCGTTCCGGCGTGTGCAGCGACATGTTCATCTCGCCGTGCCAGAACGCCTGCCCGGCGGGCATCAATGTCCCCGGGTATATCGCGCTGATTTCGGCGGGACGTATCCGCGACGCGTACAACCTCATCCGGCAGGACAACCCCTTTCCCGCGGTCTGCGGGCGCGTCTGTACCCACCCCTGCGAGAGCAAGTGCCGCCGCGGACAGATGGACGACGCTATCGCAATCTGCGACCTCAAACGCTATGTAGCGGATATCTCGCTCGAAAGCGACGAACCGTATAAAGATATCGTGTTCCCCAAGAAGGGCAAGAGTATCGGTATCATCGGCGCGGGTCCGTCCGGCCTCACCTGCGGGTACTATCTCGCGAGGCTCGGGTACGATGTCGATGTGTACGAGGAAGCCCCCGTGGCGGGCGGCGTGCTCGCGTTCGGTATCCCCCAATACCGTCTCCCTAAGGACGTGCTGGCCGCCGAGATCAAGGCGATCGAACAGGCGGGGGTTAAAATCCATACGGGTTACCCGGTCAATAACGAAAAGAGCTTCAACGAACTATACGATAAGCACGACGCGATCTATGTCGCGACCGGCACCCAGTTCTCGCGCAAGATCAACGTAGACGGCGAGGGACTGACGGGCGTGCATCACGGGCTCGATTTCCTCCGCGACGTGCATCTCAAGCAGAACGTAAAAATCGGCAATCATGTCGTAGTTATCGGCGGAGGAAATACCGCTATCGATACCGCGCGCGTGTCCAAACGTCTCGGCGCGAAAGAGGTCACTATCCTCTACCGCCGCGAAATCGAGGATATGCCCGCCGACCGCCGCGAGATCGACGAAGCTATCGAGGAGGGCGTGAACGTGCAGACCCTCACTGCCCCCGTCCGTTTCGCCGGGAACGGCAAGCTGACGCAGGTGGAATGCGTTAAGATGGAGCTGGGCAAATTCGACTCCGGCGGGCGCAGAAAGCCGGTCGAGCTCAAGGGCTCCGAATATGTCGTGAACTGCGATATGGCGATCCTCGCGGTCAGCCAGTACACCGACCTCCCGTTCATCAAAAAGGAGGCGCAGACCGTCAGCAAATGGGGCACGTTCATTATCGATAAGAACACGTTTATGACGAATATCGACGGCGTATTCGCGGGCGGCGACTGTGTGCGCGGCTCGGATACGGTGATCACCGCTATCGCCGACGGGAAAAATGCCGCCAAGTCGATGGATATTTACCTCGGCGGAAAGGGCGTACTGAATGTCGGCGAAGCAATCGATATTCCCAGAGCGGCGGAAGAAACCACCATCGTGGAGCACGAACGCTTCCCGATGAAGTTCCTCGATGCGGAAACCCGCAGTCATAATTTCGACGAGGTCGCGGTCGGTTTCCACAAACTGAACGCTATCGCCGAATCCATGCGCTGTTTAAGATGCGATAGGAGGGCATAAAAAATGGTGACACTGACGATTAACAATAAAACGATCGAGGCGGAGGAAGGCGCATCCATTATGGACGCCGCCCGCAAGCATAACATTCTCATCCCCAATCTCTGCTACCTCGAAGGGGTGAACAAGCCCGAGGCATGCCGGGTATGTCTGGTGGAGGTGGAGGGCGCCCGCACCCTGATACCCTCGTGTATCACGAAGGTCAGGGACGGGATGAAGGTGCTCACCAATTCCGAACGCGCGAAGAAGGCGCGGCGGATTATATACGAATTGCTGTTGTCCGACCACCCGAAAAACTGCCTGAGCTGCGAACGCAACCAGAACTGCGAATTCCAGAAGCTCGGCGCGATGATCCAGATCGAGGAATCCCGCTTCGAGGGCGAGAAGTCCAAGCCGGAGATCGACGACTCAAGCCCGTCGATAGTCCGCGACGCGTCAAAGTGTCTGCTCTGCCGCCGCTGCGTCATCGTGTGTAACGAGATACAGGGAGTCGGCGTACTGAATATCCAGAACCGCGGGTTCGACGCGGTGGTCGCGCCGGCGGCGGAACTCCCGCTGAATTCGGTGAATTGCACCAACTGCGGGCAGTGTACGCTGGTATGCCCGGTGGACGCGATCAAAGAAAAGGACTCCACCCGGACTGTCTGGGATGCGTTATTCGATAAGTCGAAACGGGTTGTAGTACAGACAGCCCCCGCGGTTCGCGCTGTGCTCGGCGAATGCTTCGGGCTGAAACCGGGGTCGCTGGTCACCGGTAAGATGGCGTCCGCGCTCCGCGAGATGGGTTTCGACGATATCTTCGATACCAACTTTACCGCCGACCTGACGATTATCGAGGAAGGCACCGAGTTCCTCGGCCGCGTGAAGGACGCGCTGACCGGAAAGAAGGCCGACCTGCCGATGATCACAAGCTGTAGTCCGGGATGGATCAAGTTCATCGAGCACGAATTCCCCGACCTGCTCGGCAATCTTTCGACATGCAAATCCCCGCATATGATGCTGGGCGCGCTCGCTAAAACATTCTATGCCGATAAGATCGGTGTCGACCCGAAAGATATGGTTGTCGTATCGGTGATGCCGTGCACGGCGAAAAAGTTCGAGATCACCCGCCCGGAGATGAATGCGAGCGGATACCCCGATGTGGACGCGGTACTGACGTCGCGCGAGCTCGGT encodes:
- the nuoF gene encoding NADH-quinone oxidoreductase subunit NuoF is translated as MAKTQIKPIRSIEELTFLKNDTLKSLSGYKYSVQICGGAGCVSSGCQSVKDALLKEIETRGLSNQVLVNVTGCIGTCALGPVMIVEPDGVFYTLLEEQDIANIVESHFVGGVLFGKKTFADKKSGKHIPYIKDIDFFNKQQKIALRNCGKIDYSSIEQYIANDGYLALAKSLKENNPDAVIEQVKKSGLRGRGGGGFPTGVKWEAGRKTPADSKYIVCNADEGDPGAFMDRSLIEGDPHSIIEGMMIGGYAIGASQGYVYIRAEYPLAIERLYEAIDQARAYGLLGKDILGSGFGFDIEIRIGAGSFVCGEETALMHSIEGKRGEPRQKPPFPFEKGLYGKPTIINNVETFANIAPIILNGGGWFANIGTKDSKGTKVFALAGNIQNTGLVEVPIGFSLGEIIYDIGGGIPKGRKFKAAQTGGPSGGCITQENLNIEIDYDNLKKLGTIMGSGGLIIMDEDACMVDVARFFMEFVQDESCGKCTPCRLGTKRMLEILERITHGQGREGDIELLEELGNTIKDTAICGLGQTGPNPVLSTIRYFRHEYEEHIHNKYCRSGVCSDMFISPCQNACPAGINVPGYIALISAGRIRDAYNLIRQDNPFPAVCGRVCTHPCESKCRRGQMDDAIAICDLKRYVADISLESDEPYKDIVFPKKGKSIGIIGAGPSGLTCGYYLARLGYDVDVYEEAPVAGGVLAFGIPQYRLPKDVLAAEIKAIEQAGVKIHTGYPVNNEKSFNELYDKHDAIYVATGTQFSRKINVDGEGLTGVHHGLDFLRDVHLKQNVKIGNHVVVIGGGNTAIDTARVSKRLGAKEVTILYRREIEDMPADRREIDEAIEEGVNVQTLTAPVRFAGNGKLTQVECVKMELGKFDSGGRRKPVELKGSEYVVNCDMAILAVSQYTDLPFIKKEAQTVSKWGTFIIDKNTFMTNIDGVFAGGDCVRGSDTVITAIADGKNAAKSMDIYLGGKGVLNVGEAIDIPRAAEETTIVEHERFPMKFLDAETRSHNFDEVAVGFHKLNAIAESMRCLRCDRRA
- a CDS encoding NAD(P)H-dependent oxidoreductase subunit E, with protein sequence MSNHSETCACAQETDEQKYERIAGIIEEYGAQKTNLIQILHMAQGIFGYLPLELQQFIADKLRLPLSEVYGVVTFYSYFSTTPRGKYTVGVCLGTACYVRGGKKIIDRMKEILNIGPGETTPDQKFSLEVMRCIGACGLAPAITVNGKVYKQVNADKLKTLIANL
- a CDS encoding 2Fe-2S iron-sulfur cluster binding domain-containing protein, which gives rise to MVTLTINNKTIEAEEGASIMDAARKHNILIPNLCYLEGVNKPEACRVCLVEVEGARTLIPSCITKVRDGMKVLTNSERAKKARRIIYELLLSDHPKNCLSCERNQNCEFQKLGAMIQIEESRFEGEKSKPEIDDSSPSIVRDASKCLLCRRCVIVCNEIQGVGVLNIQNRGFDAVVAPAAELPLNSVNCTNCGQCTLVCPVDAIKEKDSTRTVWDALFDKSKRVVVQTAPAVRAVLGECFGLKPGSLVTGKMASALREMGFDDIFDTNFTADLTIIEEGTEFLGRVKDALTGKKADLPMITSCSPGWIKFIEHEFPDLLGNLSTCKSPHMMLGALAKTFYADKIGVDPKDMVVVSVMPCTAKKFEITRPEMNASGYPDVDAVLTSRELGKMIKDAGVDFLNLSDGKFDDPLGYSTGAADIFGVTGGVMEAALRTVYELVTGRELPFKNLHVTPIVGLERIKEAELKIENPKPEYKFLDGVVVKVAVTSGLAGARFLMEQIRAGKSPYHFIEVMGCPGGCISGGGQPRPVDNNVRQKRLEAIYAEDEGKPIRKSHENPFIVKLYGDFLK